In one Photobacterium swingsii genomic region, the following are encoded:
- a CDS encoding ATPase RavA domain-containing protein, translating into MLTMARTTQPNGALVSERIQKLIKALSNGVYEREETIKLCLLAALAGESAFLLGPPGIAKSLIAKRLIQAFDNSRFFDYLMTRFSTPEEVFGPLSIQELKDNGKYVRLVDGYLPTAEVVFLDEIWKAGPAILNTLLTVVNERTFKNGQDILPVPMRVLITASNELPDEDSGLEALYDRMLVRVFVNRIQEKQNFKAMLMGESTIQDIDPSLTIKDEEYQQWQAHLENVELDEAIFEKIYQLKSMIEEKVEAGDGIAEDSELYISDRRWKKSVRLLKASAFFNGRRAINPLDLLLLQDCLWHSPESRHVVRNITRDFATQKAFNQEASQTDANEAQAILDNINKEVADALSMSFSRETMMRKEWFKYDFSGAKRYTVNHNPRMIKLVMLQQNPSVSEQEKGDGRWVYVDGDEFEKKIKTGQCDIYGFVNKNTNLCRLQFEVDANLRLVIKDIANRSVFVGIAGSRGISASQKADWQKELDRASEKVVDAEHNIKKSRSSFHGALPHNFVESELPELIEHSITTASDAVTELKHLVEKGAFRIAHLSDYFA; encoded by the coding sequence ATGTTAACTATGGCTAGAACAACACAGCCCAATGGTGCTTTAGTATCAGAGCGGATCCAGAAGCTTATCAAAGCGTTATCGAATGGGGTCTATGAGCGCGAAGAAACGATTAAACTCTGCTTACTGGCTGCATTGGCAGGAGAAAGTGCTTTCTTGCTTGGTCCACCTGGTATAGCAAAGAGCCTGATTGCGAAACGCTTAATTCAAGCATTTGATAACAGCCGTTTTTTTGATTACCTGATGACCCGTTTTTCCACGCCTGAAGAGGTGTTTGGTCCCCTTTCTATTCAGGAATTAAAAGACAACGGAAAGTATGTTCGTCTTGTCGATGGTTACTTACCGACGGCAGAGGTGGTCTTCCTTGATGAAATATGGAAAGCCGGCCCTGCTATATTGAATACATTATTGACTGTTGTGAATGAGCGCACTTTTAAAAATGGTCAGGATATTCTACCTGTTCCTATGCGAGTCTTGATCACGGCATCGAATGAATTACCAGATGAAGACAGCGGCTTAGAAGCACTTTACGATCGCATGTTAGTTCGTGTGTTTGTTAATCGCATTCAAGAAAAGCAAAACTTTAAAGCTATGTTGATGGGCGAAAGCACTATTCAAGATATTGATCCTAGTCTGACGATTAAGGATGAAGAATACCAGCAATGGCAAGCACACCTTGAAAATGTTGAGTTAGATGAAGCTATTTTTGAAAAGATTTATCAGCTAAAAAGCATGATCGAAGAGAAAGTTGAAGCGGGTGATGGTATTGCCGAAGACAGTGAGTTGTATATTTCTGATCGTCGATGGAAGAAGTCGGTACGTTTACTGAAAGCGAGTGCTTTCTTCAACGGACGTAGGGCGATTAATCCGCTGGATCTGTTGTTGTTACAAGACTGTTTATGGCATAGCCCTGAATCTCGTCATGTGGTGCGCAATATCACACGTGATTTTGCAACTCAAAAAGCATTCAACCAAGAAGCGTCTCAAACCGATGCCAATGAAGCACAAGCAATTCTTGATAACATCAACAAAGAAGTGGCTGATGCGTTGAGCATGTCGTTTTCGCGTGAAACTATGATGCGAAAAGAATGGTTTAAATACGACTTCTCTGGCGCTAAGCGTTACACCGTTAACCATAATCCACGCATGATTAAATTGGTAATGTTGCAACAAAATCCATCGGTTTCTGAACAAGAAAAAGGCGATGGTCGTTGGGTTTACGTCGATGGTGATGAGTTCGAAAAGAAAATCAAAACGGGTCAATGCGATATCTACGGTTTCGTGAATAAAAACACCAACCTTTGTCGATTGCAGTTTGAAGTTGATGCCAATCTACGCCTAGTGATTAAAGATATTGCTAATCGCTCCGTATTCGTTGGCATTGCTGGATCGCGTGGGATAAGTGCAAGCCAGAAAGCTGATTGGCAGAAAGAGCTTGATCGCGCCTCAGAGAAGGTTGTTGATGCAGAGCACAACATTAAGAAGTCGCGTAGCTCTTTCCATGGCGCATTACCGCATAACTTCGTTGAATCAGAGTTGCCTGAACTTATAGAGCACAGCATAACAACGGCGTCAGATGCAGTGACAGAGTTAAAGCACTTAGTAGAGAAAGGTGCATTTCGTATTGCCCACCTTTCAGACTACTTTGCATAA
- the viaA gene encoding ATPase RavA stimulator ViaA, which yields MPVSESFNLAMMVAESGMVDSAIHELLMRPQIIMAAEANPGIKAAMKNQIMKWRGQVQQRITKVSIEDRFKQEIALYEEVINWDEDYFISQADEVVQQLEGHSAFYFKAKSLVTKEHAKHNPMFQSYFCSQWYQHLSATLKQAQLDELEQNKEQLLTDLYQRIETMQQMEQVTEAGDETKVGRLWDMAKAKLTRTDIESMKSVARFLKRNDGLKDIAEKLGRMANEIDDPNKERVRSEDLRMVEECSDNVSDDIVGVHESDDLAKLLPNETMFLAYPELEVVFYKHLVDKRLMNYRVQGTQRKLRKVKAYKRQSKQVEQDKGPFIVCIDASGSMSGFPEQCAKALAYGLMQIALAEDRDCFVIMFSTQQITYELTKQDGLSEVLNFLSYSFHGGTDLSPVLDQSIDLMCGEKYKNADLVVLSDFIAPSQPEEMLRRIDKLKASRNRFHAVTLSKYGNPALMDIFDHCWSYHPSKFSRLMKWR from the coding sequence ATGCCAGTATCTGAAAGTTTTAACCTTGCAATGATGGTGGCAGAATCTGGCATGGTCGATTCTGCTATTCATGAACTATTAATGCGTCCGCAAATCATTATGGCGGCAGAAGCGAACCCTGGTATTAAGGCTGCGATGAAAAACCAGATCATGAAATGGCGTGGTCAGGTCCAACAGCGTATTACCAAAGTCAGTATTGAAGATCGTTTTAAGCAGGAAATTGCACTGTATGAAGAGGTCATTAATTGGGACGAAGATTACTTCATAAGCCAGGCTGATGAAGTAGTACAGCAACTAGAAGGGCACTCAGCTTTTTATTTTAAAGCGAAGTCGCTTGTTACCAAAGAACATGCGAAACATAACCCTATGTTTCAAAGCTATTTCTGTAGTCAGTGGTATCAGCATTTAAGTGCAACGCTTAAACAAGCTCAACTTGATGAATTAGAGCAGAATAAAGAGCAGTTGCTTACAGATCTTTACCAACGTATAGAAACCATGCAACAAATGGAGCAAGTGACTGAGGCGGGTGATGAAACGAAAGTCGGTCGCTTATGGGACATGGCGAAAGCTAAATTAACCCGTACTGATATTGAATCGATGAAATCAGTTGCTCGTTTTTTAAAACGTAATGACGGCTTAAAAGATATTGCTGAAAAGCTTGGCCGCATGGCAAATGAAATTGATGACCCCAATAAAGAAAGGGTGCGCTCTGAAGATTTACGTATGGTGGAAGAGTGTAGCGACAACGTTTCTGATGACATTGTTGGCGTGCATGAAAGTGATGATTTAGCAAAGTTGTTGCCCAATGAAACCATGTTTTTGGCTTACCCTGAATTGGAAGTTGTGTTCTACAAGCACTTAGTTGATAAACGTTTAATGAATTATCGCGTGCAGGGGACGCAGCGTAAACTTCGAAAAGTGAAAGCGTATAAGCGCCAGAGTAAGCAAGTAGAACAAGACAAAGGCCCATTTATTGTTTGTATTGATGCCTCTGGATCTATGTCAGGATTTCCAGAGCAATGTGCGAAGGCATTGGCTTATGGTTTGATGCAAATCGCTTTGGCTGAAGATCGTGATTGTTTTGTTATCATGTTCTCAACTCAGCAGATTACTTACGAACTCACTAAGCAAGACGGCTTGAGTGAAGTATTAAACTTCTTGTCTTATTCATTTCATGGCGGTACCGACCTGTCGCCAGTGTTAGATCAATCCATTGATTTGATGTGTGGTGAAAAGTATAAAAATGCAGACTTAGTGGTGCTATCTGACTTTATCGCGCCATCACAACCAGAAGAAATGCTACGTCGAATAGATAAACTGAAAGCGAGCCGTAATCGCTTTCATGCCGTCACTTTGTCTAAATATGGTAACCCGGCATTAATGGACATCTTTGATCATTGCTGGTCATATCATCCATCAAAGTTCAGCCGTTTAATGAAATGGCGTTAA